A section of the Bacillus sp. HSf4 genome encodes:
- a CDS encoding vitamin K epoxide reductase family protein, whose protein sequence is MLNHIRLLLLQIIAILGVLVSLYLYLTHLSSSTFCPLGDCAAVNNSKYAQIGGIPMSVLGFFYYMCLFAVSMFSGRKLFSLLMKAMLLFGLLFSIYLTYLEIFVINAICFWCVISFILILTGNAIVFWAKKKDGKRSFFHV, encoded by the coding sequence ATGCTTAATCACATACGTTTGTTGTTGCTGCAGATCATTGCAATTTTAGGGGTGCTTGTTTCTCTCTATCTCTACCTCACGCATTTATCAAGCAGTACTTTTTGTCCGCTGGGGGATTGTGCAGCAGTCAATAACAGCAAATATGCCCAAATCGGCGGAATCCCAATGTCAGTCCTTGGATTTTTTTATTACATGTGCCTATTCGCGGTCTCTATGTTTAGCGGAAGAAAACTTTTTTCTTTGTTGATGAAAGCGATGCTGCTATTCGGTCTGCTATTCTCTATCTATTTAACGTATCTTGAAATTTTTGTTATAAACGCCATTTGTTTTTGGTGTGTGATTTCTTTCATTTTAATTCTTACAGGAAATGCAATCGTGTTTTGGGCTAAGAAAAAAGATGGCAAACGGAGCTTTTTCCATGTGTAA
- a CDS encoding TlpA disulfide reductase family protein codes for MKKYLKWGMLIVMLGIAVLGIWVVTNPKAAIETFVDMGGLKEGAELPLVKGEEVDGKPVSLTEYKGKKFVVMIGRIDCEVCQQTYPLLEKLKTEYPDTKLILIGQGDKGKYAEVKKEHQFQFPIMSANAQIRKQLNFKIFPVFYLVNEQGTIEERLNGLDEDQLNGMLRKAGENA; via the coding sequence ATGAAAAAATATTTAAAGTGGGGTATGTTGATCGTGATGTTGGGGATTGCTGTCCTGGGTATTTGGGTGGTGACCAATCCCAAGGCTGCGATTGAGACATTTGTCGATATGGGCGGATTAAAGGAAGGAGCCGAACTTCCGTTGGTAAAAGGAGAAGAAGTAGATGGCAAACCGGTTTCCTTAACAGAGTATAAGGGGAAGAAATTTGTGGTGATGATCGGCCGGATCGATTGTGAAGTTTGCCAGCAGACATATCCTCTTTTAGAAAAATTAAAGACCGAGTATCCGGATACAAAGCTGATACTGATCGGCCAAGGGGATAAAGGCAAATATGCCGAAGTCAAAAAGGAGCATCAATTTCAATTTCCTATTATGTCGGCGAATGCTCAAATCCGTAAACAACTGAATTTTAAAATTTTCCCTGTGTTTTATTTGGTCAATGAACAAGGTACCATTGAAGAGAGATTGAATGGTTTGGATGAAGACCAGCTAAATGGCATGCTAAGGAAGGCCGGTGAAAATGCTTAA